Genomic window (Eubalaena glacialis isolate mEubGla1 chromosome 6, mEubGla1.1.hap2.+ XY, whole genome shotgun sequence):
TAGTTCTTtggcatttatatattttacatgctAATCGCCTTCTAACAGTCTTGGTGAATGTGAATTTAAAATTGTAATAGATAAAATTGCTGAATTTAATTGATGGTGGATCCAAAAGCAAACAAGAAACGAAACTACCCAGtacaaaaatgttaaatgatttGAAGTTATTtctcagagaggaaaaaataataagcatattgaaagatactcaacatctttagaaagcaatgaaatgaaaaccaaaactacATGGTGTCTTTCATATGTACCAAGTTGGCAAAAACTAAATGTAAAAACTTCAAGTGTTGTTGATCTTGTGAAGTATGTCGTTGATAACTACTGGAGGAGTGTAAATTAGAACTAGTACTTTGGAAAACAAGTTCTATATTATCTCCTAAAATGGAAGGTTACTTACCTgagcttctcaaacttgaatgtgccTATGTGTCCCTCagtgatcttgttaaaatgcagattctgattcagtagttttGGAGTGGGCCCAGAAATtccacatttctaacaagctccaggTGATGCTCATGCTGCGTGCCCCTCTGGGCTGGGAGACAAGTGTGGAAATGTCCAAAGTAATAGTATTTGTAATTGGATACACATaataaaagtctataaacaaaAGGATAGATACCTTGTGGTATAGTCTATAATTACCTGTGGTACAACTCTGAAAATGAATTAACTACAGCTGTGTCTATCCACATAGATTAATCTAAGAAACATTAAAAGTTAATTATAGAAGACTATATATATTGATGGATTAGATTTATAGAACATTCAAAGAAATACCAAACTATATTTTGTAGGGATACATAGTTATGCTGTACAACTCTAAAGAAAAtcgagggaattctctggtggtccagtggttaggactctgagcttccactgctggggggccctggttcgatccctggtcagggaactaagatcccgcaagccccgcagagtggccaaaaaaaaaaagaaaaagaaaagaaaaaagaaaagaaaatcgagggaatgataaaattttGGAGAGTAGCTACATGTGAGGTGAgcgaggagagagagggaatagCATCAAGTAGGGAGAGGTAAAATGAGGGCCTCAAAGATACCAGTAATTCCTGTGTCTTAAGCTGTGTCGTGTGTATGTAGGAGTTCATTTTATTACCATTCTGTATACCTCACATATGTAAAAATCATCTTTAGTCTGTTGTTTAATAGAAGTTCTTTAAaagtcttggttctgccacttctTAGAAGTACGATTGTTGATACCTCATGTATCCCTGACTTTCGTTATCTGTAGAGTGAGGAGATTGAAAAGTATTGTAATTTTACCTATATTTTAGGGATTGTAAATGAATTTAGTTCCATTgaccttattaaaattttttcttctcttattcaaattttttcttaaaatacaaccattctttaaaagaaaatgcttaaATTCACAATCTCGTATGAGAAGtgaaaggaaggaggaatttTAGGTGGGGAAATTTAtagtttaaagaaattttttaaaaatctaaaacctGACAACCCACTTCCTGGTTTTTAGAAATGATAACCATCTTATACAAAAGCAATAATGCCATGACAAgagtttataaatattatttgatagagtttctgctgacccTGGACAAATTTACAAGTGACTCATGATTTTCTATTAATCTTCATGATTTTCTTTTAGATGCTATTCGTGCAATATTAGTGTACAGTCAAAGTGTAGAAGAACTTTTGAGGCGGAAAAAAGTCCACCGAGAAATCATATTTAAGTACTTGGCAACACAGGGGATTATTATACCTCCAGCTACTGAAAAACACAGTCTTATTCAGCATGCAAAGGATTACTGGAAAAAGCAGTCACAACTGAAATTGAAGGAAACGCCAGAGCCAGTTAAGACAGAGAACATTAGACTCTTTGAACAGGTAAAACAGACCTTATAGTCATATCCTGAACTGTAGTTCTGTGTAAAAATCTTTAGATAATCCTAGATCTGGAATGATGtggttaatgtttttttttttttttaataactttagcTTTACTTTCTATCTTTTGCATCCTAAAGAAAGAGCAGTAAAGCACCTGAGACAAAGTATTTTTGATATTTAGTAATGTATACGTAATATTCTATTGATTTGtgagaaaaaatgttttgtaTCCCTTTATCAAATGGGgactattgattttttaaatgaatggatagACTACAGgatcaatttaattttaatttagccTCTGGTTctccaatttcttttttccactttAGAAGAATGCTGTTGTAAGCCCTTTCTCATTTTGAAGACTTGCTTTGGTATTAAATTGCAAAAATTTCATGAaagaaacttaaatttttttatttgttagcTAGAAAAAAATGCTGTTTTAGTAATTTCCTCCAGCTGACATCGGCTGTTCgtatttctttttatctccactgtacattttaaatattgtgtGAATATTTAAATATCGATTGAACCTTTAGGTAACTTGCAGTTATTAAACTACATACCCACATTGAATTAATGGTATTTTACAGTGAGAGAGGTTTGCCTTCACATTAGGAAAGGAACTTCTAAGCCTTCCTTAATGTACTGAAAAGAATGTTGACTTTAAAATCATATAGATGTGACTTCATATTAGGGTCTTGTATACTAGCTGTAAATGAGCAAGTAAGGACCTTTGTGAGCCTTGTTTATAAAACGGGCATAACGATAATATCTGTGTCATAAAGCTtgtggagaaagaaggaaatagcaCTTAAGTGCCAAGCACAGTGCCCAGTACATTCAGTAATAGCACGTGCCCAGTAAATACAAGATCTTTCACCATCTAGATGACGTACTATGCTCTGGAATACACTGTTGAATAAAATCTAGCCTATCAGGTGTATTTTTGCAATATTCATTTTGGAAAGAAATAGTATAAAATAATCCCAATCATAGAAAATAAGCTATTTCAATCATATTAGAAGTGTCTGTTTAAAGACGTGTTTATTATAAACTTTGCTGCATATAAAATATACCACAGTGAAGTGTATTCATTTAAAGCATACAGTTTGAAAGTTTTGACAAATAACACACCTGTGAAATCACTGCCACAATCAAGAGAAAATGCTTATGTAAATCCTTATTATTGGCTCTTAATTCATGCTGATATTTTAAGAGACTTTGAACCTTAATTTCTTAGAGGAATTTTCAGAAGTTTAAGCTGAGAAATTCTAAAATGACCTCCCctttttgagaaataatttacTGTGCAAGATCGGTTCAGTGAGTTCACAGGTAGTTCATTTCCTTTCTGCTATAATTAGTACCTTAAAAGTTAGCTATGAAACAGGCAAGATAGAAAATAGATACAAGAATTAACGTTGGTTTTATTAATCAacaggagaaagaagacaaaaaagctGAAAAGGTTGATTTTCGTCGATTAGGTGAAGAATTCTGTCACTGGTTCTTTGAACTTCTTAATTCTCAGAATCCTCTTCTGGGACCACCTCAAGATGAATGGGGGCCACAGCACTTCTGGCATGATGTCAAGCTTAGGTTTTATTACAGCACATCTGAACAAAATGTGATAGACTACCATGGAGCAGAAATTGTGAGCCTTCGTCTGCTGTCACTAGTGAAAGAAGAATATCTTTTTCTCAGTCCCAACCTAGATTCCCATGGACTGAAATGTGCTTCTTCTCCCCATGGTCTAGTTATGGTTGGAGTTGCTGGGACTGTCCACCGAGGGAACACTTGTTTGGGCATTTTTGAACAAATTTTTGGACTCATCCGCTGCCCTTTTGTGGAGAATACTTGGAAAATCAAACTTATCAACCTGAGAATTATTGGAGAGAGTTCCCTTGCTCCTGGAACATTA
Coding sequences:
- the C6H3orf38 gene encoding uncharacterized protein C3orf38 homolog, with the translated sequence LPPTALEYPRPFGCEQREGHFRYLLPRRRSSGPKGAKLLASSPPFLGVEMSGLSYPEMEGCRNLLGLLDNDEIMALCDTITNRLVQPEDRQDAIRAILVYSQSVEELLRRKKVHREIIFKYLATQGIIIPPATEKHSLIQHAKDYWKKQSQLKLKETPEPVKTENIRLFEQEKEDKKAEKVDFRRLGEEFCHWFFELLNSQNPLLGPPQDEWGPQHFWHDVKLRFYYSTSEQNVIDYHGAEIVSLRLLSLVKEEYLFLSPNLDSHGLKCASSPHGLVMVGVAGTVHRGNTCLGIFEQIFGLIRCPFVENTWKIKLINLRIIGESSLAPGTLMKPAITFEPSDLEAFYNVNTLCGPVKDDSM